GGAACCGTGTTGATGTATGCTTCTGTGCCAATTTCAAATCCGGCGAGCCTGGCTATTCGCGGGGTAAATTCAAGGTGAAAGTGAAGATTGCGCCCTGGCGGCGCATTGTGGAGGTAAAAATTGTAAGGATGGCCCAGTTCCTTTAGTTTTGCGAGCACCTTTTGGAAAATATCGGCAAAATCCTGCAATTCAACATAGTTGAGGTCCTGCATGGACGTCAAGTGCCTTTTCGGGAAAAGCCATAATTCATAGTTATATCTCGAAGCATAAGGCGTAAATGCTGCAAAATACTTTGTTTCGATGCATTTTCTGTAGCTTCCTTTCTCAATATCGACAATCCTGCAGTAGGGGCAGTGGCCTTTTTCCTTCTGGAAGGATTCAGCTGCATCTGATTCCTGGCGGATTATTGACGGAACCAGGTTCATGGACAGGATTTGGGTATGGGTATGGACAAGGGAGGCGCCGCCCTCCTTGCCGTGATTCTTGAAAAGAACAACATATTTTGCGCTCGGATTTTTTTGCAGCTCCTTCATCCTGAGGTTGTAGACTTTGACAACTTCAAGTATCTGCTCTTTGGCCAGGTCGTGGAGATGCTGGCCGTGCTGCGGAGTTTCCACCACGATTTCATGCATGCCATAGGGGTTTGAAAACGTGAAAAAATCGTTGTCAGTCCTTATTTCAGGGGTTCCTGCGAGCTCAGTGGCCGGGAACTTGTTCGGGAATACCCTTACCTGCCATGAATTTGCCTTTTCAAGCCTGTAAATTTCAGGAGGCGTCAAATGCTCATTTCCCGGGCAAAAGAAGCATATTTTTTCACTTTGCGCAGATTCCTCTGGCTTGAACTCCCTCGGCCGTGCACCCCTGCCGCTGGATATGATTGCCCACCTGTCCAGAAGATAATCCTTCCTTAGCTCCATTTTCCATCCTTTTTTGCGTCTTTGCTCCCAACAATCAACCAACAATCAACCGATAAATTGATTATGGGCCCTCATAAAATGAAACTATGCTATTTTCAGGCGCTGTAGAAAATCTCGGCTGGTGCCTCGGTCTTGCCATCGGCTCGCATTCTCTGATTTGGCATGAAGATGCAAATTCCTCTTGCAATCTCCTTTGCATATGCTTCTGTGGCAATAAAATGCTCGCATAACTGATGGCAAGACTTACATTTTCTACAGCGCCCTATTTTCAGGCAAAGCCTAATGCTTGTCCACTGCCATATTGTGCGCCCGGATGTAATTCTCGGCAAAATTTTTCCAGTCCGACGTCGAGCTGATTTTCTTGGCCTCATACTTGTTTGCAATCCTTTCTTCCCGCGTCAGCTGCGTATAGTCAAGCAGTATCTGCTTGAGGTTTTCAACAACGCTCCCGTCATTCCTGTTCATCCTGTTGACAACATAAATCCCTGGAAACTTTGATGGCTTGCATTCCTTGCAGATATACCTGCCAAACCCTGCAAGGTCTGTAGTGACTGATGCCACCCCGAGCGCTGCAGCCTCAAGAGGCGTGTAGCCCCAGGGCTCATAGTATGAAGGGAATATTCCCAGCTGCGAGCCG
This genomic stretch from Candidatus Woesearchaeota archaeon harbors:
- the galT gene encoding galactose-1-phosphate uridylyltransferase translates to MELRKDYLLDRWAIISSGRGARPREFKPEESAQSEKICFFCPGNEHLTPPEIYRLEKANSWQVRVFPNKFPATELAGTPEIRTDNDFFTFSNPYGMHEIVVETPQHGQHLHDLAKEQILEVVKVYNLRMKELQKNPSAKYVVLFKNHGKEGGASLVHTHTQILSMNLVPSIIRQESDAAESFQKEKGHCPYCRIVDIEKGSYRKCIETKYFAAFTPYASRYNYELWLFPKRHLTSMQDLNYVELQDFADIFQKVLAKLKELGHPYNFYLHNAPPGRNLHFHLEFTPRIARLAGFEIGTEAYINTVPPEEAAKFFRGEI